From a region of the Polynucleobacter corsicus genome:
- the flgB gene encoding flagellar basal body rod protein FlgB has protein sequence MSLVPQYDPIQFGEAALKLRSFRQELLASNLVNSDTPGYKARDIRFGEVLKRNLNAQVQSTGLPMSVSNSRHMVAQDHTATPVLYRSAVQPAMDGNTVDPDVERGQFMKNSFFTEATLNFLGSEIRTRISAITGQGQ, from the coding sequence ATGAGCTTGGTTCCACAATACGATCCGATCCAGTTTGGCGAGGCCGCACTCAAGTTGCGCAGCTTCCGTCAGGAGCTGCTCGCATCTAATTTGGTGAATTCAGACACTCCTGGCTATAAGGCTAGGGATATTCGCTTTGGCGAAGTGCTCAAACGCAACCTGAACGCTCAAGTACAGTCCACTGGCCTACCGATGTCAGTGAGCAATAGTCGTCATATGGTTGCTCAAGACCATACCGCAACCCCAGTTTTATACCGTAGCGCAGTACAACCTGCGATGGACGGCAATACCGTTGATCCCGATGTGGAAAGGGGTCAGTTCATGAAGAACTCTTTCTTTACGGAAGCCACATTAAATTTCTTAGGATCTGAGATTCGTACTCGTATCTCTGCAATTACAGGACAAGGACAATGA
- a CDS encoding flagellar basal body L-ring protein FlgH, with protein sequence MMRKLLLIIASLVALTQLWGCASSANRKPLVTSATSVRPSAPDDRASNPGSLFPAVQTSMTGVYRPLFEDRRARAVGDTLIVILNETTSASKNSGAMAKKNSGTTVNAGVNNVGLGNVPMNPSGKIGLGVDGATTFQGDGASSAANSFNGLITVTVLEVLSNGNMVVAGEKQVAVGFEEEIIRFGGTVNPNNLLNNTVSSAQVADARIEYRGKGLTDDVREPGWFTKLFFGYGPL encoded by the coding sequence ATGATGCGTAAACTATTACTCATTATTGCTTCATTAGTGGCGCTTACCCAGTTGTGGGGTTGCGCTTCTTCAGCAAATCGTAAGCCTTTAGTTACTTCGGCCACTAGCGTTCGCCCCTCAGCTCCGGATGATCGCGCGTCCAATCCTGGCAGCTTATTTCCAGCAGTTCAAACCTCTATGACTGGTGTTTATAGACCATTGTTTGAAGATCGCCGTGCCCGTGCTGTGGGTGATACCCTCATTGTCATATTGAATGAGACAACTAGCGCTAGTAAAAATTCTGGGGCAATGGCCAAAAAGAATAGCGGAACAACAGTCAATGCTGGTGTGAATAACGTTGGCTTAGGTAATGTACCAATGAATCCATCAGGAAAAATTGGGCTTGGCGTAGATGGAGCAACTACATTCCAGGGGGATGGCGCTAGTTCAGCTGCTAATAGCTTTAATGGATTAATTACCGTAACTGTTTTAGAGGTTCTCTCTAATGGCAATATGGTAGTCGCTGGTGAAAAGCAGGTGGCTGTTGGATTTGAGGAAGAGATTATTCGCTTTGGTGGAACAGTTAATCCAAATAATTTACTAAACAATACTGTGTCTTCGGCGCAAGTCGCTGATGCCCGAATTGAGTATCGCGGCAAAGGCCTGACCGATGACGTACGTGAGCCAGGATGGTTTACGAAATTATTCTTCGGCTATGGCCCACTGTAA
- a CDS encoding flagellar biosynthetic protein FliR: MEFSADLIPQFVTIVMLISLRIFGLLVSAPMFAFRSMPMRLRVLLAVVIGLSLAPMIKPDPAILSGTTVTFFVAATELAIGLMAGYVIRLGLMVFDVLSETLSMLAGFSFASTVGRDPNLSSGLMGELLLLTAIALAFALNIHLVLFEIVLTSFKAVPFGAWPSAWDAQAIMALVVKAFQFGMVISMPGIIVYLVFNMLQAILGRTSPQLNLFSVGFAVSVPIAFLLIMILLPDMTAIVIRVLQGPVELVRQGLNPGM; this comes from the coding sequence TTGGAATTTAGCGCCGATCTCATTCCTCAATTCGTTACCATTGTGATGCTCATTTCATTGCGCATCTTTGGTTTATTGGTTTCTGCGCCAATGTTTGCTTTCCGCTCTATGCCAATGCGTTTACGCGTCCTCTTGGCAGTAGTCATTGGGCTCTCGCTTGCACCGATGATTAAGCCTGATCCAGCCATACTTTCAGGCACTACCGTAACCTTTTTTGTAGCTGCCACCGAGTTGGCTATAGGTTTGATGGCTGGCTACGTTATCCGCCTTGGCCTAATGGTTTTTGATGTTTTATCTGAAACCTTGTCGATGTTGGCGGGCTTTAGCTTCGCCTCTACTGTAGGACGAGATCCTAATTTATCCTCGGGTTTGATGGGGGAGCTACTTCTGTTGACCGCAATCGCACTGGCTTTTGCGCTGAATATTCACCTGGTTTTATTTGAGATTGTTCTCACTAGCTTTAAAGCAGTTCCATTTGGCGCTTGGCCAAGTGCCTGGGATGCGCAAGCCATTATGGCTTTGGTAGTGAAAGCTTTTCAATTTGGCATGGTGATCAGCATGCCCGGGATTATTGTTTATTTGGTCTTCAATATGCTCCAGGCCATTTTAGGGCGAACGAGCCCCCAGTTGAACTTGTTCTCCGTTGGCTTTGCTGTGAGCGTTCCTATTGCCTTTTTATTGATCATGATCTTATTGCCCGATATGACGGCAATTGTGATTCGGGTTCTCCAAGGGCCAGTTGAGTTAGTTCGCCAGGGCCTCAATCCTGGCATGTAA
- the flgC gene encoding flagellar basal body rod protein FlgC has translation MSLLGAFDIGSSGLVAQAMRLNVTASNVANAESVAGPDGRTYRSRQVLFTPTKIENAKSVGVQVSGIVESAEPLRMEYKPYHPMANASGYVEMPNVNPVEEMVNMISASRSYQANVEMMNTTRQLMLKTLDLGR, from the coding sequence ATGAGCTTATTAGGCGCATTTGATATTGGTTCTAGCGGTCTCGTTGCGCAAGCAATGCGCTTGAACGTCACTGCATCTAACGTCGCCAATGCCGAGAGCGTTGCTGGCCCAGATGGCCGCACCTATCGCTCACGTCAAGTTCTATTTACTCCAACAAAAATCGAGAACGCCAAAAGTGTTGGAGTGCAAGTATCCGGAATTGTGGAGAGTGCAGAGCCATTGCGTATGGAATACAAGCCATACCACCCAATGGCCAATGCAAGCGGTTACGTAGAAATGCCAAACGTAAACCCCGTAGAAGAAATGGTGAACATGATCTCTGCATCACGTTCTTATCAGGCTAACGTGGAAATGATGAACACCACGCGTCAGCTGATGTTAAAGACACTCGATTTAGGCCGTTAA
- a CDS encoding flagellar hook assembly protein FlgD yields MATVSNLSQIKQYDPLATAAKAGNDVTSTKDMTQNFLKMLTTQLRNQDPMNPTDTASMTTQLAQLNMVDSINQMKGTMTSLLSQIQSSDFMNYSSSVGKYAMAASKSLSFDGKTPMNLGAQLVNDVSSVLATISDDKGNVIAKEILGAHSTGMVNFSWDGTDSDGKPVAAGKYSIALSALSTEGGTFTPDSFVASMVAAIGKDSNKNPLLTLADGRAVAPSDIAQWIA; encoded by the coding sequence ATGGCAACTGTATCTAACTTAAGTCAAATCAAGCAGTACGATCCGCTGGCTACAGCCGCTAAGGCTGGAAATGACGTCACATCCACTAAGGATATGACGCAGAACTTCTTGAAGATGTTGACTACTCAGTTACGCAATCAAGATCCAATGAACCCAACTGATACAGCAAGTATGACTACACAGTTGGCTCAATTGAATATGGTTGATAGTATTAATCAAATGAAGGGCACGATGACTTCATTACTGTCACAGATTCAGTCTAGTGACTTTATGAACTACTCCTCATCCGTTGGGAAGTATGCAATGGCTGCTAGCAAATCACTCAGCTTTGATGGCAAGACGCCCATGAACTTAGGCGCACAGCTTGTAAATGATGTGAGCTCAGTTTTGGCGACGATTAGCGATGACAAGGGCAATGTGATTGCCAAGGAAATTTTGGGCGCACATTCTACTGGCATGGTTAACTTCTCATGGGATGGTACTGACAGTGATGGCAAGCCTGTAGCCGCTGGTAAATACAGCATCGCTCTAAGCGCACTAAGCACTGAAGGTGGCACTTTTACCCCAGATAGTTTTGTGGCTTCTATGGTTGCAGCGATTGGCAAAGATTCAAACAAAAACCCTCTATTGACATTAGCTGACGGCAGAGCAGTAGCGCCATCTGATATTGCTCAGTGGATTGCTTAA
- the flgG gene encoding flagellar basal-body rod protein FlgG, whose protein sequence is MMRSLWIAKTGLDAQQMNLDTIANNLANASTTAFKTLRPMFQDLMYQTIREPGSYTLTQTMTPDGLHLGSGAKLQATERIMTQGPLLTTANPLDVAIKGNGYFQIQMPDGTLAYTRDGGFTTNQNGTIVTNSGFTVGNGITIPPGATSITITPDGLVQYTTQDISKINTAGSLLVASFINPDGLVAAGGNLFLETPASGTPLINVPGTNGLGSIMQNTLEQSNVNVAEQLVQMIAAQRLYEIQARAITASDQMLQKIGQL, encoded by the coding sequence ATGATGCGCTCACTGTGGATTGCTAAGACGGGTTTAGATGCTCAGCAGATGAACCTAGACACGATCGCCAATAACCTGGCTAACGCTTCAACCACCGCATTTAAGACATTACGTCCGATGTTCCAGGATTTAATGTATCAAACTATTCGTGAGCCAGGATCCTATACATTGACTCAAACCATGACTCCAGATGGCTTGCATTTAGGTTCTGGCGCTAAATTACAGGCTACTGAGCGCATCATGACTCAGGGCCCTTTGCTAACTACAGCAAATCCATTGGATGTAGCGATTAAGGGTAATGGCTATTTCCAGATTCAAATGCCTGACGGCACATTGGCATACACCCGTGACGGTGGTTTTACTACCAATCAAAACGGCACCATTGTCACGAATTCTGGATTTACTGTAGGTAATGGTATTACCATTCCACCGGGCGCAACATCTATCACCATCACTCCAGATGGTCTAGTTCAATACACAACACAAGACATTTCTAAAATTAATACTGCTGGCAGCCTCTTGGTTGCTAGTTTTATTAATCCAGATGGTTTGGTTGCTGCTGGTGGAAACTTATTCTTAGAGACTCCTGCATCTGGCACACCCCTAATAAATGTGCCTGGTACTAATGGTCTTGGCTCCATTATGCAAAATACACTTGAGCAATCTAACGTGAACGTAGCAGAGCAACTTGTTCAAATGATTGCAGCTCAGCGCCTTTATGAAATCCAGGCTCGTGCTATTACCGCTTCTGATCAAATGCTGCAAAAAATTGGACAACTATGA
- a CDS encoding flagellar basal body rod protein FlgF translates to MLDRSAYISMTGAKQSMLQLATTTNNLANAQTPGFREMFAAFRAAPIEGQGASSRAFVVDTTPGTDFTPGPIQTTSNPLDVAIQTRDGFFAVRRPDGSVAYTKNGRFNIDEKGVLRLGDNVVLGQEDAINIPDSIKQISISDDGYISSQMIGVTTFDEAANTPFDEIDQLRLVKINPSTLIRSADGLFDVPGMLQPKADETIRVKQGAVELSNVNPTTAMVQMIEQNRMFDLNMRFIQSADQNAKSANSLMSLSRG, encoded by the coding sequence ATGTTAGATCGGTCAGCTTATATTTCCATGACGGGTGCCAAGCAGTCAATGCTGCAATTGGCTACCACGACTAACAATCTCGCGAACGCCCAGACCCCTGGGTTTCGTGAGATGTTTGCTGCATTTCGTGCTGCACCGATAGAGGGTCAAGGCGCAAGTTCTCGTGCTTTCGTAGTGGATACAACTCCCGGTACGGATTTCACGCCAGGCCCGATTCAAACTACAAGTAATCCCTTGGATGTTGCCATTCAAACGCGTGATGGTTTTTTTGCTGTTCGTCGTCCCGACGGCTCTGTTGCGTACACTAAAAACGGTCGTTTTAATATTGATGAGAAGGGCGTTCTTCGCCTTGGCGATAACGTGGTGTTAGGTCAAGAAGATGCAATCAATATCCCTGACTCAATTAAGCAGATCAGCATTTCTGACGATGGTTATATTTCATCTCAAATGATTGGTGTTACTACCTTTGATGAGGCAGCAAACACACCTTTTGATGAAATTGATCAATTACGATTAGTCAAAATTAATCCCAGTACTTTGATCCGAAGTGCAGATGGATTATTTGATGTTCCGGGGATGCTTCAGCCTAAGGCTGATGAAACCATTCGGGTAAAGCAGGGCGCTGTTGAGTTGAGTAACGTGAATCCGACTACAGCTATGGTTCAAATGATTGAGCAGAACAGAATGTTTGATTTGAATATGCGATTTATTCAGTCTGCCGATCAAAATGCAAAGTCAGCAAACTCCTTGATGTCTTTGTCACGCGGTTAA
- a CDS encoding flagellar hook-basal body complex protein, with protein MANYTIGLAGLQNTSLAIDTTSNNIANANTVGYKAGDYVFADQYFKAVNPSDSNRVGQGSARLAVRRPLTYGTINNSANPLDMAIGGDGWFRVLTNPDDPTSLNYTRNGQFAVDKNGWIVNENGMYLTGYQPSKDGTTLTDDIRGLGTTNGKLRMPVDYANGTQTSNSKISAVLDSRENAFVKAGGVAFDPAQNTFNSKTTQTVFDSNGAAHTLEVYYRRITDSMLNITSNATGYVYTPGQASAPNTLSDTQVVIPGTSALSVQTPPITTVLGKVTGQMVNDAGSILFDAGKVAAAAIPAGSKIFMNGRDTGLTVAVGGGKLLGASLTSLATAGGAIDIPASAAFTFYPADAPDTVASATAAATTITLTTGSTDLVGRRLFTGSTDTGLTVTAYDSGTKVATLSGGIPATLTSASVTFKKTLDMTLTAPDGTAVVVQGTTNMTASNSILTAVRANVEAYAAIDGVFYNYNDPSTVSNKGAAAETQGAGGYQTVATMGFIGGRNIDSLVTDNASGKPVFSTIAKLTTRVSNGSQQGTNIPLIFNLDLSDTQLQASSFQVNQSAQNGEPRSQLASVSIDGDGTIVGVYGNGRKLIAGQIALAHFDASEQLVPTGGNSFAPSYRSGTEGDNGVRIGRPGEGSFGAIKSKAVEQSNVDLSNELVKLMLLQRVYSANSQSLRAFDQTMQDTIRMVG; from the coding sequence ATGGCTAACTACACAATCGGCTTGGCTGGCTTACAAAACACTTCATTGGCTATTGATACGACTAGTAACAATATTGCTAATGCGAATACTGTTGGCTACAAAGCTGGCGATTATGTTTTTGCTGACCAGTATTTCAAGGCAGTAAACCCTTCTGACTCAAATCGAGTCGGCCAAGGCTCTGCGCGTCTTGCGGTTCGCCGTCCTTTAACTTATGGAACTATCAATAATTCTGCAAATCCTTTGGATATGGCAATTGGTGGTGATGGTTGGTTCCGTGTTTTAACCAATCCTGATGATCCAACATCTTTGAATTACACCCGTAACGGTCAGTTTGCCGTGGATAAAAACGGCTGGATCGTGAATGAAAATGGAATGTATTTAACTGGTTATCAGCCAAGTAAAGATGGCACAACATTAACTGACGATATTCGTGGTCTTGGCACTACTAACGGTAAGTTAAGAATGCCTGTTGATTATGCTAATGGAACACAAACATCCAATTCAAAAATTTCGGCTGTATTAGATTCACGTGAAAACGCCTTCGTTAAAGCGGGTGGCGTTGCTTTTGATCCAGCACAAAACACATTTAACTCAAAAACAACTCAAACTGTATTTGATTCCAATGGTGCCGCTCATACATTAGAGGTTTACTATCGTCGCATTACCGATAGCATGTTAAACATTACCTCCAATGCAACAGGTTACGTCTACACTCCTGGTCAAGCATCAGCTCCAAATACATTGTCTGATACACAAGTGGTCATTCCAGGAACATCTGCTTTGTCAGTGCAAACTCCTCCAATCACGACTGTGTTGGGTAAGGTAACTGGCCAAATGGTTAACGATGCTGGAAGCATTCTTTTTGATGCTGGCAAGGTTGCTGCGGCTGCTATACCTGCAGGAAGCAAGATTTTTATGAATGGCCGTGATACTGGCTTGACTGTAGCTGTCGGTGGCGGTAAGTTACTTGGGGCTTCACTCACAAGTTTGGCTACTGCCGGGGGCGCGATTGACATTCCAGCTAGTGCTGCATTTACTTTTTATCCTGCAGATGCTCCAGATACAGTTGCGTCAGCAACAGCAGCCGCAACTACTATTACCCTGACAACAGGATCCACTGATTTGGTTGGTAGAAGATTATTTACCGGATCCACTGATACTGGATTAACTGTAACTGCATATGATTCTGGCACTAAAGTTGCAACTTTGAGTGGTGGCATTCCGGCTACATTAACCAGCGCTTCAGTCACTTTCAAGAAAACCCTGGACATGACGTTGACTGCTCCAGACGGTACAGCAGTTGTAGTTCAAGGCACAACTAACATGACTGCATCTAATTCAATCTTGACAGCTGTTCGCGCAAACGTTGAAGCCTATGCAGCTATTGATGGCGTTTTCTATAACTACAATGATCCAAGTACAGTTTCCAATAAAGGTGCTGCAGCTGAAACTCAAGGCGCTGGTGGTTACCAAACTGTAGCGACTATGGGCTTCATCGGTGGCCGTAACATTGACTCATTGGTTACTGATAATGCTTCTGGCAAGCCAGTATTTAGCACAATCGCTAAATTGACTACTCGCGTGAGTAATGGTTCACAGCAAGGAACTAACATTCCTTTGATCTTCAACCTCGACTTATCTGATACACAGTTACAAGCTTCATCATTCCAGGTAAATCAAAGCGCTCAAAATGGTGAGCCACGCTCACAATTGGCAAGCGTCAGCATTGATGGCGACGGCACAATCGTTGGTGTTTACGGCAATGGTCGTAAATTAATCGCCGGTCAAATCGCTTTGGCACACTTTGATGCTTCCGAGCAATTGGTCCCAACTGGTGGCAACTCATTTGCCCCTAGCTACCGCTCTGGTACTGAAGGTGATAACGGTGTTCGCATCGGTCGCCCAGGTGAAGGCTCATTTGGTGCCATTAAGTCCAAAGCAGTTGAGCAGTCAAACGTTGATTTATCAAATGAACTCGTGAAATTGATGTTGTTGCAGCGTGTTTACTCTGCTAACTCACAAAGCTTGCGCGCCTTTGATCAAACAATGCAAGACACCATCCGCATGGTTGGTTAA